A window of the Cannabis sativa cultivar Pink pepper isolate KNU-18-1 chromosome X, ASM2916894v1, whole genome shotgun sequence genome harbors these coding sequences:
- the LOC115710757 gene encoding early nodulin-93: MGIPSEMRDFWVKRSQREPALLIASPAEERKIFNAKHCTQEGVRAGFKAASIACVATAVPTLIAVRKVPWAKANLNYTAQALIISAASIASYFITADKTILECARRNAQFEQALRNQD; this comes from the exons ATGGGTATTCCTTCGGAAATGAGGGATTTTTGGGTCAAACGTAGTCAAAGAGAACCTGCCTTACTCATTGCTTCGCCAGCTGAAGAACGCAAGATTTTCAACGCCAAGCATTGCACTCAAG AAGGTGTGCGTGCTGGATTCAAGGCAGCTTCCATTGCGTGTGTTGCTACTGCTGTTCCCACT TTGATCGCTGTTCGGAAAGTTCCTTGGGCAAAGGCAAACCTCAACTATACAGCTCAGGCGCTAATTATTTCTGCTG CATCAATTGCTTCATACTTCATCACTGCTGATAAAACCATCTTAGAGTGTGCAAGAAGAAATGCTCAGTTCGAACAAGCCTTAAGAAACCAAGACTGA